A segment of the Lolium perenne isolate Kyuss_39 chromosome 3, Kyuss_2.0, whole genome shotgun sequence genome:
GGACCGATGTACTACAATGGTATCTACCATGAGTTCTACCAGTACAACCCCAATGGCTCCCTCTGGGGTAACATAATTTGGGGCCATTCAGTTTCGACAGACCTCATCAACTGGATCCCAGTAGAACCCGCGATCGAACGGGATATCCCAAGTGACATAAACGGTTGCTGGACCGGCTCAGCCACAATTATTTCTGGTGATCAACCAATTATCATATACACCGGAGCCGACAAGGAGAACCGTCAGCTCCAGAACATTGTGCTTCCCAAAAACAAGTCTGACCCTTATCTGAGGGAGTGGACAAAAGCAGGTAATAACCCGGTGGTCCAACCAGTCGGGCCAGGCTTGAACGCCAGCCAGTTCAGGGATCCGACAACCGGTTGGATTGGACCGGATGGACTGTGGAGGATAGCAGTTGGTGCTGAGCTTAATGGCTACGGTGCTGCACTTTTGTACAAGAGTCAAGACTTTCTGAATTGGACTAGAGCTGATCACCCGCTGTATTCATCCAATGCCTCCTCAATGTGGGAGTGCCCAGATTTTTTCGCGGTATTGCCGGGAAATAGTGGTGGACTTGACCTATCTGCAGAAATCCCAAATGGCGCCAAGCATGTCCTCAAAATGAGCCTAGATTCCTGTGACAAGTACATGATCGGAGTTTATGATCTGAAACGTGATACCTTTATGCCAGATAGTGTGTTAGATGACCGTCGACTGTGGTCGAGGATCGATCATGGCAATTTCTATGCTTCAAAGTCATTCTTCGACTCGAAAAAGGGAAGGAGGATCATATGGGGTTGGACAAATGAGACAGATAGCTCTTCAGATGATGTTGCAAAAGGTTGGGCTGGAATCCATGTAAGAAAATCTGCCCCTAACTAGATGCAATTGCTTCACATTAGAATACTGGAGTTACCATTTAACATATTTAAAAATTCAGTGTAAAACCTCTAACATTTTCTGTTATTACATTTAGGCAATTCCCAGGACAATATGGTTAGACAGTTATGGCAAGCAGTTGCTGCAATGGCCAGTTGAAGAGATCAAGTCCCTtcgaagaaataaaatcagcCATCAAGGACTAGAGCTGAAGAAAGGAGACCTATTTGAGATtaaaggaactgacacttcgcagGTAGTTCCCTTTACGCAAACATGCTTTGCTTTGGTCATCCAAAGAAATAGTTTTCTTCAAGAAGTTTCAAGTCAGTAAATGCTGCAAGATCTTCTGTTAGCTATATATAATATAAATCGTACATATTTGGCAGACTTGTATGTACTTATTCTTCATCGTAGGTGGTCCGTGTTTTTTTAGGGAAACTGTAGCTTATCTGGCACATCATTTTCTTGAAACAGGCTGATGTGGAGGTAGATTTTGAGCTGACATCCATTGATAATGCCGACCCTTTTGATCCTTCCTGGCTTTTGGATGTCGAGAAGCATTGCCGAGAAGCAGGTGCATCGGTTCAAGGTGGCATAGGGCCATTTGGACTTGTTGTCTTGGCCTCTGACAACATGGAGGAGCACACTGCTGTACACTTCAGAGTTTACAAATCGCAGCAAAGCTACATGATCCTCATGTGTTCTGATCTAAGAAGGTCAGTTCATATGGTTTTTCTGTTTTGATTTTTTTATCTTTAAAAACCTCCAAATATATATAGATGTCTGAAAACCAAAAATAAAcactttctttctttgcacaggtctTCCCTGAGACCAGGAATGTACACACCAGCCTATGGAGGCTTCTTTGAATTTGACCTTCAGAAGGAAAGAAAGATATCTCTGAGAACTCTGGTGAGTTGGGAGGCTTTGTCATTTCTTCTGTTATTCACTTCATGCTCTTCATGCCAGAATTGAAAATGGATGTTGTCCTGCAGATTGATCGGTCAGCTGTGGAGAGCTTCGGAGGTGGTGGCAGGGTCTGCATCATGGCCAGAGTTTATCCGGTGGTGCTTGTCGATGATGGCGGGGCCCACATGTATGCCTTCAACAATGGCAGTACCACGGTCAGGGTGCCACAGCTCAGGGCATGGAGCATGAGCAGGGCAGAGCACAAGTGAATGTAAAGAAGGGTTAAAGTGATGATTAACATAGAAGAGCAAATCTAATTGACCTGTGATTGGACGACTGGAAAATTGATTTAAATGCTTAGCACAATTGTTTCTTGATATTTTTTCTTACTCTCATTCATGAGCGCTCCTTGGTAGACATAAAAAGAAACTCAAGAGGGAAATATTTGCTGCTCAATTAATTCCTTGATCTCTAGTATTAATCTATTACAGTTTACTAGTACTTAATTTAAAAGGAAAATTACTATTTGTATTTAGTTGTGTCCATTGGTAAACAAGTATATTACTTTATGTCAGCATCGTCAAGAATCATAGACGGATCTACCATACCTTTTGCCCGGGCAGCCGCCTAGGCTTCCGGCCGGCCGACAAGCCTATTTTCGCCCCAATTTCATATATATTTGATAAAAAATTAGCACACCAAGCATGTTTGCCCAGGCTTCAAAATTTTCTTGGGTCCGCCTATGTCAAGAATGACAATGAGCTGGGCAAAACCTTATAGTAATCAGACCATATCTTGGTATATGTTGGAGTTTGGACTTTAATGTAAATATAAAAGAGAGTGGTGACTAGAATGTAAGATAGCATCTGTATCGAGTCTGTCTCTGTAATTTGATGAATGCAGTAATAATCttctaaaaaaagaaaaaagcaatATGGTAAAAATAATAACATTAGACAGCGACTCAACGTAGATTAGAGTAGTTGCGATGTGAACTGCAGTTTGTACTACAGGTCTACCTTGCAACGCATTAACATGGCAACTTCGCAGCATTAATCTAATCCAATAACAATGTTgctctaaaataaaataaaacgcgtaacactaagagcatctccagccgcgtccccaaaaaCACGTTTGGATtgagcgccggattgagcgtttgggagaTGTTAAACGTTGGTGCTGCTTTTGGGGCGCGTCAAATAGGCTTCGCCCATTAGCTTACTACCCTCTTTGTTTATTTTTAATTGACGCGAGGCAGTCAACAACAAATCTTGAAGTCACGATGACACATAGTCAGGGACATAGTAAACGAAAGAGGGGAAAACTTTTTAACTTGTAGTACAACTTCTTTGTCAAAATGTAGTGCTTAGAAGTTTTTTAGAAAGtgatcactagtaggaaaacggcCATCAATACCGGTTTCAGagggcctttcgtaccggtttggCAACCGGTACAAATGAATCGGgacaaaagcccccccccccctttggtaccggttccttacgaaccggtattaaaggggcctccacgtgggtaCGGAGGAGACTGCGGGGCTGgagatctttggtaccggtttgtaaaacgaaccggtaccaaatgtTGGCTACCGCGGCAGAGAAAGTGCATAAATCTCTGCCGTGGCAGAgaattcagggtttagggtttaggagggGTTTAGGGGTATCGAACCGTTTCATCGTACGAGGATCGCGTCGATGCGCCAGAAacacgtttgggtttaggtagtacatgaagatcaaggtgaTGCATATCAACTTGGTGCATATATacaacacatgtaattgcataagatcgcaaattaagtagtacatgcatgaagatcgatcttcatgcatagtggtactctccgaggcatacTATATATTACATGtaacatagtggtactctccgaggcaaaCTATATATTACAtgtagatcttcatgcatagtggtactctccgaaattagctatgacgtcccgaagaaaaaatgccgccaattcctcgccaatTGCTTTGAAGCGGTGCTCGATTGAGAgcgtgttccgctttcttgctaactgtaaaagaatgagatacaaatgaatacatgagctatgtgtatatatatatatatcaaatcacaatcaaacaattatgactgaaactcagcacaactgatggtaacaaaataaatttgtgaatattgtttacgtacctctttatttctttgattattcattctctcgctgacaatcttgtgaatgtactcgcaaacatagtatccacgtaGATTAGTCCCCAATGGTTGTTTCGCGCATTtctgtacaagaatataattcaatcaaactatattcaagtatgataaaggtgtgtggacctaggtagtactacttactttgttcGCACGCCATATCAGCTTTGGTTTCCATCCACCGGCCGGATCTTCCTGAATGAACGTTTGCCATACACTGCCCgacaaagaaaatgcataaaagagttatcaattTGTTGATATCAAGAAATTAACGAAAAACCCGATAAAAATTAAAATTACTTTTTGAGCATATCAAAAGCCGTCTTGTATAGTATAAGCtctttgcttagtgagtcaaagacttcaacttctccatcgtacattttaatgacgataagaataaagtggaacctgcgtacgtgtaacatcccaaaattttcaaaaTCAATAAAGAGACAATCTCCTTTGTTCAAAATTTTGGAGCTAACAAAAACTTTATTTAAATTCTATGTGTTGCATAGTAGGAATGCATGTATGTGTGACTTTGCCATGCCATGTGTTTGAAGTGCTTGACATCATCTCTAAACCCTAACCATGATCATTTGAGATCAAAAAGGggagcaaagaaaaagaaaagagaaaatgcaAAAAAGCCCACATATGggcctatggccatttttgaaaatctttaacctaggccatattAATTGGTGCCAATGGTTTGAAGACATATTTAAACTCAAAAAAATCtattttgcatcaaagaaactcaaatcaaatctaaGAAAAATTCAAAACCTtgccacatgtgataatggtcatttttgactttcacatcagggtacccactttgagcccctggattaagagactcttaaaccaaactctcccaattctttgcacctcatccaagacctcatcaagataaacaactttggtaaagaccacccctgCAGATTCTTCTTAAATTTCTTAATATGATCAGGCAAAGTGACAACATCAAATCAGATTCTAGATTGGGTCAATTTTGGATTTTCACAAACCTGCaccattttgcacaccaccaccaccaacttgTGCCAAATTTTATTTgctccaccaaaaatctttgcaaaattcaaaaatatatctcttgcggccatttcatcgagcaccttgcaggcagggttCCTATATGTGCCCATGCTAGATTTTTAaagtggaccaagtccaaccctgacCCCCTCAGCATCCCTGCACCCTCTCCACATCAGTGCCAACTTCTGCACCCCTCCCACTTGACCTccatgtgtcaacacccggatttttaagtccagatgcctattatgccatacatcgcaatcccaggaatattgcttttgcgagacataatagcttGATATCACATAACATCATTCATTTCaaaccatacttgtcttacaacaaaggatcacatgatccagtcttaatacaacatagtggatctagagatcctattacaaaacacatagcggaaacgAAGTAGAGGTCGCGGTCCatttgttccacaggcaactgttgacgtcaggagtagtcctagttatcgtagacgtcctgctgtccttcatcctggtactggggctcctcttcatattctggccatttgaatagccagggacaaagccatgagtactttaaagtactcgcaaactaatactaatgtaagtactatcgactatggtaagggggtgctaagctctagtttcatttgcataaagccagttttatttcataagcacttagtaataaaagactctttatttgcctaacttaactcaagtgggaacattagtgtcattcccacaactctgttgtgattcaagtcaaattcacctttcaagtttcaagtcaccagtcacatgtcatatttttgaaaatggtctgatgacggaacagtatggcctttccaaccgtccataaccgtggacacggctattcgaatagttttacattctgcagaggtcgcacacttttgccacaacatttgcaataatccgtcagggttaactggccctgatttatcacactccgtgtgcggactaccaaccataaccttttacttacataccctagtataggcacctctccccatgagcttggcctcccagtgaagacaaaccgtcagcctgggaactgcacagggcttgggccggacattcacctcatttcacgtcatttcacatcattccatATTTCTTTGTGGAGGCAGctctcggcataaccccgatgacgcttgtttagagggaacccatactaaagcacataaatttctagttaagcctttACCCAtactcaggtattgtgggggtactcaagaattggaatggtatcgcatccgaacccaaccatcagtttttgtcaaattcaccgGGTCAtttaagtcatattcaccttcaaaatctttcaatagaatgactcatcattcccaggttttcaaagtcatttgcttcacaagttcccatctagagtagtcaattttagtttagcactagcaactattcatgaggggtgctaactacttgtagctctctaggctaaatttgatactcttgtaacaTTCTAtacctagaccaaagttaactataaaagtaagccttaataatcaaagtaaaagctttgtaagataaaaactgggacttggAAAGTAAAACACGAAGTAGTGTAGtattggtgccttgctcaagtagagctggcatgtgggtaacttgcaagagtatagcttgccttggttggtgaagtgatcaaagttctcttcctcttcttcagggtagacctcctcctcttgatagtctccggtactagcgtctataaacgaatacgaggagacaatcaccaaacaatacttaagtagactacttagccttaatggctcactcaagatgatctatcaTCATCACAAACATTCATACTAGGGTTTTACTTCTATTTACtttgaaaaataatttcctctcattgaaatgtttattagggtttctatttattagtcttgagaaataaattcctctcattgaaccttgttaagatttaatctcctcaaataataaggtatgagtacatgttgaccaaggtcaacacttcatatttatcatttggggaaaaagatttaaatgaggtaaagtacctcatgcaatttaacactaccttTATCATTATTTAATATCatcaagtaattcaatatgagagttGGTAGACcaaggtcactacctcatgttgagttacttgagacaagatttaaatgagagcaacctctcataagatttaataaaCCCTTTTTGAAAATTCAAAtgaactagaaatagccatagagccattttctattctagcccatgatcatacaaacaactaggctatgtttttgcataaacaattagagtattgaaaatgtgaatcatagcaatttgaatcacctcaaaactcatcatggttgattttataaatttgtttgtattctgaaaactctctgacttgttattttcagTATTCAATTTCTACAAAAGATCTTGCTTtgaaaccagtggggttggatagagcattttataagctttccaacaatatgaaattcatcaaatttggccaAGGGGATTTGAAGCTATTTAATTTCTAGCAATGTACCAGTAAGCAATTTAAAGGAAATACattaaaacagaattcaaattcaaacgggggcgggaaagaagttgggccggcccagcatgcGGCCTGGTCCAcgctgcatggcgcatgcacgttgcGCGTGGGCGGAGCACGCGGCGCGTTGGATCgggatccgacggcgctgggccaTCTTCTACCTCGCGACGCCGGGATCTGGTGACGGCGATTTCTCTCGACTCCGGGAACGGTTGGCGGCGGGATTGGGCGCGTTCGACGAGGctttctgatacgtctcaaacgtatctataatttcttatgttccatgctacttttatgatgatactcacatgttttatacacactttatatcatttttatgcattttccggcactaacctattaacaagatgccgaagagccagttgctgttttctgctgtttttggtttcagaaatcctacacaggaaatattctcggaattggacgaaacaaaagcccagggtcttatttttccacgaagcttccagaagaccgaagaggatacgaagtggggccacgaggggccgacaccacaaggcggcgcggccaaggaggggcccgcgccggcctgtggggtgggccccccgtgcctcctccgactctgcccttccgcctacttaaagccttcgtcgcgaaaaccctagtaccgagagccacgatacgagaaaagttccagagatgccgtcgccgccaatcccatctcgggggattcaggagatcacctccggcaccctgccggagaggggaatcatcaccggagggctctacatcaccatgcccgcctccggactgatgcgtgagtagttcatccttggactatgggtccatagcagtagctagatggttgtcttctcctcttgtgctatcatgtttagatcttgtgagctgcctatcatgatcaagatcatctatttgtaatgctacatgttgtgtttggtgggatccgatgaatatggaatactatgtcaagttgattatcaatctatcatatatgtgttgtttatgatcttgcatgctctccgttgctagtagaggctctggccaagttgatacttgtaactccaagagggagtatttatgctcgatagtgggttcatgcctccattgaatctgggacagtgacagaaagttctaaggttgtggatgtgctgttgccactagggataaaacatcgatgctttgtctaaggatatttgtggttattacattacgcaccatacttaatgcaattgtctgttgtttgcaacttaatactggaaggggtgcggatgctaacccgaaggtggactttttaggcatagatgcatgctggatagcggtctatgtactttgtcgtaatgccctaagtaaatctcatagtagtcatcatgatatgtatgtgcattgttatgccctctctatttgtcaattgcccacctgtaatttgttcacccaacatgctatttat
Coding sequences within it:
- the LOC127346047 gene encoding beta-fructofuranosidase, insoluble isoenzyme 4; the encoded protein is MAQGWPFFLLLLFSSCVSNHLVNGERVFLFPQSHKVSSIVSKRYRTAYHFQPPKNWINDPNGPMYYNGIYHEFYQYNPNGSLWGNIIWGHSVSTDLINWIPVEPAIERDIPSDINGCWTGSATIISGDQPIIIYTGADKENRQLQNIVLPKNKSDPYLREWTKAGNNPVVQPVGPGLNASQFRDPTTGWIGPDGLWRIAVGAELNGYGAALLYKSQDFLNWTRADHPLYSSNASSMWECPDFFAVLPGNSGGLDLSAEIPNGAKHVLKMSLDSCDKYMIGVYDLKRDTFMPDSVLDDRRLWSRIDHGNFYASKSFFDSKKGRRIIWGWTNETDSSSDDVAKGWAGIHAIPRTIWLDSYGKQLLQWPVEEIKSLRRNKISHQGLELKKGDLFEIKGTDTSQADVEVDFELTSIDNADPFDPSWLLDVEKHCREAGASVQGGIGPFGLVVLASDNMEEHTAVHFRVYKSQQSYMILMCSDLRRSSLRPGMYTPAYGGFFEFDLQKERKISLRTLIDRSAVESFGGGGRVCIMARVYPVVLVDDGGAHMYAFNNGSTTVRVPQLRAWSMSRAEHK